The following coding sequences are from one Sphaeramia orbicularis chromosome 11, fSphaOr1.1, whole genome shotgun sequence window:
- the LOC115427889 gene encoding tripartite motif-containing protein 35-like → MASRSEEDYCCPVCQDVYRDPVVLSCSHSFCKVCLKNWWKEKRIRECPVCKTLSLHSDPPRNLALKNLCESFLQQRNQTNSESVCSLHLEKLKLFCLDHQEPVCLICRDSKIHNDHRFRPIDEAAQDLREELQNSLKPLKDKLQSLNEVKEEFGGTAEHIEVQARHTERQIKEQFKKLHQFLQEEEESRIRALREEEEQKSQRMKEKMEAVSREIAALSQTIRATEDELRAEHVSFLHKYKAAVERVQQRPLLEDPQLGSGALIDQAKHLGNLSFNIWNNMKDMVSYTPLVLDPNSAGPNLILSEDLTEVREGEEQKLPQNPERFEYFWVLGSEGFNSGTHSWEFNVTDNMRWRLGVRTKSDQGKKDQDERWGITFFSDKYCITSSSSGEPTFLPVHKMFERIRANLDFDRGTLSFSDPDTNTHIYTYTHTFTGKTLFPYIYTGYSNPVKILPLKVCVTVKQLN, encoded by the coding sequence ATGGCTTCCAGATCAGAGGAAGATTACTGCTGTCCAGTCTGCCAGGATGTCTACAGAGATCCTGTTGTTCTGTCCTGCAGCCACAGCTTCTGTAAAGTCTGTCTGAAGAACTGGTGGAAAGAGAAACGGATCAGGGAGTGTCCAGTTTGTAAGACACTATCGTTACACAGTGATCCACCTCGTAATCTGGCCTTAAAGAATCTCTGTGAGTCGTTCTTACAACAGAGAAATCAGACAAATTCAGAGTCTGTCTGCAGTCTGCACTTAGAGAAACTCAAACTCTTCTGTCTGGATCATCAGGAGCCAGTTTGTCTCATCTGCAGAGACTCAAAAATACACAACGACCACAGATTCAGACCCATCGATGAAGCTGCTCAGGATCTCAGAGAGGAGCTCCAGAACTCCTTAAAACCCTTAAAGGACAAGTTACAGTCTTTAAATGAAGTGAAAGAGGAGTTTGGTGGAACAGCAGAACACATTGAGGTCCAGGCCCGACACACAGAGAGGCAGATTAAGGAGCAGTTTAAGAAGCTCCACCAGTTTCTccaagaggaagaggagtccagGATCAGAGctctgagggaggaagaggagcagaagagtcAGAGGATGAAGGAGAAGATGGAGGCTGTGAGCAGAGAGATAGCAGCTCTGTCACAAACAATCCGAGCCACAGAGGACGAGCTGAGAGCTGAACACGTCTCATTCCTGCACAAATACAAGGCTGCAGTGGAAAGAGTGCAGCAGCGCCCCCTGCTGGAGGATCCACAGCTGGGCTCAGGAGCTCTGATAGACCAGGCCAAACATCTGGGAAACCTGAGCTTCAACATCTGGAACAACATGAAGGACATGGTCTCCTACACTCCTCTGGTTCTGGACCCAAACTCTGCAGGTCCAAACCTCATCCTGTCAGAAGATCTGACTGAGGTGAGGGAAGGAGAAGAACAGAAGCTTCCACAGAATCCAGAGAGGTTTGAATATTTCTGGGTCCTGGGCTCTGAGGGTTTTAACTCTGGGACTCACAGCTGGGAGTTCAATGTCACAGACAATATGAGGTGGAGATTGGGTGTAAGAACAAAGTCTGACCAGGGGAAGAAAGATCAGGATGAAAGGTGGGGGATCACATTCTTCAGTGATAAATACTGtataacatcatcatcatcaggtgAACCCACTTTTCTCCCAGTTCATAAAATGTTTGAGAGGATCAGAGCGAATCTGGACTTTGACAGAGGAACACTGTCCTTCTCTGATcctgatacaaacacacacatttacacctacacacacactttcactggaaaaacactgTTTCCATATATTTACACTGGTTACTCAAACCCAGTGAAGATTTTGCCTCTGAAGGTCTGTGTGACAGTGAAACAGCTCAATTAG